The following proteins come from a genomic window of Musa acuminata AAA Group cultivar baxijiao chromosome BXJ1-7, Cavendish_Baxijiao_AAA, whole genome shotgun sequence:
- the LOC103972869 gene encoding gallate 1-beta-glucosyltransferase-like encodes MEGDSGSKCNMPHLLMVSFAAQGHLNPLLRLAKRIAANGLLVTLCSTDDIRHRISSFTANAALGDPTPVGRGFIRFEFFSDSLAVDDPRRGDLDFLMPLLRATGPPALADLIRRHVDAGRPVSCVVNNPFLPWVLDVAADLGIPSGVLWVQSCAVFTTYYCYYHSLVKFPTEDNPNVTVNLPGLPPLKAQELPSFLLPSSPYKVLAKVILEQFANISKASWVLANSFEELEHEAIDAISHRLPLIPVGPLVEPDHKSQSSNIRSDIFKAGDCMEWLETQAPLSVVYVSVGSVVVLSKEEMEELAWGLKDCGRPFLWVVRSDAQALLPEGFIEATAEPGLVVAWSPQDRVLAHPAIACFVTHCGWNSTLEALTAGVPVVTYPQWGDQVPGSKFLVEVFGVGVRLRAPAAREEVERCVDAVTRGEGAEAIRGRAAEWREAATKAVAEGGSSDRHIQAFVDEIRKRAPGGGHVDSYGTI; translated from the coding sequence ATGGAAGGAGACAGCGGCAGCAAATGCAACATGCCTCACCTCCTCATGGTCTCCTTCGCTGCCCAAGGCCACCTCAATCCACTGCTCCGCCTCGCCAAGCGCATCGCCGCCAACGGCCTCCTCGTCACCCTCTGCTCCACCGACGACATCCGCCACCGGATCTCCTCCTTCACCGCCAACGCCGCCCTTGGCGACCCCACGCCCGTCGGCCGTGGCTTCATCCGCTTCGAGTTCTTCTCCGACAGCCTGGCCGTCGACGACCCCCGCCGCGGCGACCTCGATTTCCTCATGCCCCTCCTCCGAGCGACCGGCCCGCCGGCCCTCGCTGACCTCATCCGCCGCCATGTGGACGCCGGTCGCCCGGTGTCCTGCGTCGTGAACAACCCCTTCTTGCCATGGGTGCTCGACGTGGCCGCCGACTTGGGCATCCCCAGCGGCGTCCTCTGGGTTCAGTCCTGCGCCGTCTTCACCACCTACTACTGCTACTACCACTCCCTGGTCAAGTTCCCCACCGAGGACAACCCCAACGTCACGGTGAATCTGCCGGGCTTACCTCCCCTGAAGGCGCAGGAGCTCCCTAGCTTCCTCCTCCCGTCCTCCCCATACAAGGTGCTGGCGAAGGTGATCCTGGAGCAGTTCGCCAACATCTCAAAGGCGTCGTGGGTGTTAGCCAACTCCTTCGAGGAGCTCGAGCACGAGGCCATCGACGCCATCTCCCACCGGCTACCCCTCATACCCGTGGGGCCTCTCGTGGAGCCGGACCACAAGTCGCAGTCCTCCAACATCCGAAGCGACATCTTCAAGGCAGGCGACTGCATGGAGTGGCTGGAGACGCAGGCGCCGCTCTCCGTCGTGTACGTGTCGGTGGGTAGCGTGGTCGTGCTGAGcaaggaggagatggaggagCTGGCCTGGGGGCTCAAGGACTGCGGCCGGCCCTTCCTATGGGTGGTGCGCAGCGACGCGCAGGCGCTGCTCCCGGAGGGCTTCATCGAGGCGACCGCCGAACCGGGGCTGGTGGTGGCGTGGAGCCCGCAGGATCGCGTGCTCGCCCACCCCGCCATCGCATGCTTCGTGACACACTGCGGCTGGAACTCCACGCTCGAGGCGCTGACGGCCGGCGTGCCGGTGGTGACGTACCCACAGTGGGGGGACCAGGTGCCGGGCTCGAAGTTCCTGGTGGAGGTGTTCGGCGTCGGGGTGCGGCTGCGTGCTCCGGCGGCGCGGGAGGAGGTGGAGCGTTGCGTGGACGCGGTGACGCGGGGTGAGGGGGCGGAGGCGATCAGGGGGAGGGCGGCGGAGTGGAGGGAGGCGGCGACCAAGGCGGTGGCGGAGGGCGGCTCGTCGGATCGCCACATCCAAGCCTTTGTGGACGAGATCCGGAAGAGAGCCCCCGGTGGCGGCCATGTCGACAGCTATGGCACGATTTGA